Proteins from one Xenopus tropicalis strain Nigerian chromosome 1, UCB_Xtro_10.0, whole genome shotgun sequence genomic window:
- the drg1 gene encoding developmentally-regulated GTP-binding protein 1 has translation MSGTLAKIAEIESEMARTQKNKATAHHLGLLKARLAKLRRELITPKGGGGGGPGEGFDVAKTGDARIGFVGFPSVGKSTLLSNLAGVYSEVAAYEFTTLTTVPGVVRYKGAKIQLLDLPGIIEGAKDGKGRGRQVIAVARTCNLILIVLDVLKPLGHKKIIENELEGFGIRLNKQPPNIGFKKKDKGGINLTATCAQSELDNDTVKSILAEYKIHNADITLRSDATADDLIDVVEGNRVYIPCIYVLNKIDQISVEELDIIYKVPHCVPISAHHRWNFDDLLEKIWDYLQLVRIYTKPKGQLPDYTSPVVLPFSRTAAEDFCTKIHKNLIKEFKYALVWGSSVKHNPQKVGKDHVLEDEDVIQIVKK, from the exons ATGAGCGGGACGCTGGCTAAGATCGCCGAGATAGAGTCCGAG ATGGCCCGGACACAGAAAAATAAAGCCACAGCTCATCACCTGGGTTTGCTGAAAGCTCGTCTTGCCAAACTAAGACGTGAGCTGATTACCCCAAAAGGAGGCGGCGGAGGAGGACCTGGAGAAG GTTTTGATGTTGCTAAGACAGGAGATGCTCGAATTGGGTTTGTTGGGTTCCCATCTGTTGGGAAATCTACACTACTCAGTAACTTGGCTGGAGTTTATTCTGAAGTGGCAGCCTATGAATTTACCACCTTAACAACAGTTCCTGGTGTTGTGCGATATAAAGGAGCAAAAATTCAG ttgCTAGATCTTCCAGGCATCATAGAAGGGGCAAAGGATGGAAAGGGCCGTGGTCgccaggtgattgcag tgGCACGAACATGTAACTTGATCCTTATTGTTTTGGATGTACTGAAACCACTCGGACACAAGAAGATCATAGAGAATGAACTGGAGGGATTTGGAATCAGATTGAACAAGCAGCCTCCAAACATTGGATTTAAGAAGAAAGACAAGGGTGGCATAAACCTCACAGCAACA TGTGCCCAGAGTGAGCTCGATAATGATACAGTAAAGAGCATCTTGGCTGAGTATAAGATCCACAATGCAGATATCACACTGCGCAGTGATGCCACTGCTGATGACCTGATAGACGTAGTAGAAGGTAATAG GGTTTATATTCCTTGCATCTATGTGCTGAATAAGATTGACCAGATTTCAGTTGAAGAACTGGATATCATCTACAAAGTCCCACACTGTGTGCCTATCTCTGCCCATCACCGCTGGAATTTTGATGACCTTCTTGAGAAGATCTGGGATTACCTCCAACTGGTGCGAAT ttacaccAAACCTAAGGGTCAGTTGCCTGATTATACTTCACCTGTAGTGTTGCCGTTTTCTCGTACTGCAGCAGAAGACTTTTGCACAAAGATCCATAAGAACCTTATCAAAGAGTTCAAATA TGCCTTGGTTTGGGGATCATCTGTGAAACACAACCCTCAAAAGGTTGGGAAAGACCATGTGTTGGAAGATGAGGATGTCATTCAAATTGTTaagaaataa
- the drg1 gene encoding developmentally-regulated GTP-binding protein 1 isoform X1 has product MARTQKNKATAHHLGLLKARLAKLRRELITPKGGGGGGPGEGFDVAKTGDARIGFVGFPSVGKSTLLSNLAGVYSEVAAYEFTTLTTVPGVVRYKGAKIQLLDLPGIIEGAKDGKGRGRQVIAVARTCNLILIVLDVLKPLGHKKIIENELEGFGIRLNKQPPNIGFKKKDKGGINLTATCAQSELDNDTVKSILAEYKIHNADITLRSDATADDLIDVVEGNRVYIPCIYVLNKIDQISVEELDIIYKVPHCVPISAHHRWNFDDLLEKIWDYLQLVRIYTKPKGQLPDYTSPVVLPFSRTAAEDFCTKIHKNLIKEFKYALVWGSSVKHNPQKVGKDHVLEDEDVIQIVKK; this is encoded by the exons ATGGCCCGGACACAGAAAAATAAAGCCACAGCTCATCACCTGGGTTTGCTGAAAGCTCGTCTTGCCAAACTAAGACGTGAGCTGATTACCCCAAAAGGAGGCGGCGGAGGAGGACCTGGAGAAG GTTTTGATGTTGCTAAGACAGGAGATGCTCGAATTGGGTTTGTTGGGTTCCCATCTGTTGGGAAATCTACACTACTCAGTAACTTGGCTGGAGTTTATTCTGAAGTGGCAGCCTATGAATTTACCACCTTAACAACAGTTCCTGGTGTTGTGCGATATAAAGGAGCAAAAATTCAG ttgCTAGATCTTCCAGGCATCATAGAAGGGGCAAAGGATGGAAAGGGCCGTGGTCgccaggtgattgcag tgGCACGAACATGTAACTTGATCCTTATTGTTTTGGATGTACTGAAACCACTCGGACACAAGAAGATCATAGAGAATGAACTGGAGGGATTTGGAATCAGATTGAACAAGCAGCCTCCAAACATTGGATTTAAGAAGAAAGACAAGGGTGGCATAAACCTCACAGCAACA TGTGCCCAGAGTGAGCTCGATAATGATACAGTAAAGAGCATCTTGGCTGAGTATAAGATCCACAATGCAGATATCACACTGCGCAGTGATGCCACTGCTGATGACCTGATAGACGTAGTAGAAGGTAATAG GGTTTATATTCCTTGCATCTATGTGCTGAATAAGATTGACCAGATTTCAGTTGAAGAACTGGATATCATCTACAAAGTCCCACACTGTGTGCCTATCTCTGCCCATCACCGCTGGAATTTTGATGACCTTCTTGAGAAGATCTGGGATTACCTCCAACTGGTGCGAAT ttacaccAAACCTAAGGGTCAGTTGCCTGATTATACTTCACCTGTAGTGTTGCCGTTTTCTCGTACTGCAGCAGAAGACTTTTGCACAAAGATCCATAAGAACCTTATCAAAGAGTTCAAATA TGCCTTGGTTTGGGGATCATCTGTGAAACACAACCCTCAAAAGGTTGGGAAAGACCATGTGTTGGAAGATGAGGATGTCATTCAAATTGTTaagaaataa